The following nucleotide sequence is from bacterium.
CTTATCGCGAGAGGAAACGCTATGAGAACAAAAAACACGCTGGCAAAGGGAGTGGAGAATTTGAAGTAATACTCGACGCGCGCCTTTGCGGCTTCGCGTTCAAGACCTTCCCTTTGCAAATCGTTGATATATGCCCGAAGCTCCGATATGCTCATTTCAAGGCTTGTCTTCGCCTTACGGGTCAGCCCGGACGGTTTGATTTCGAGTTCGCGTATATCAAGGATATCGAAAGTGGACGTAAGAACCGAGCCTTCCTGCATTACTTGGTAGCGCGAGCCGTTATGGAATACCCAATGATCCTCCTGCCAGACGCCCGTTTCTGCCGTAATCCAAGAGCTGCGCTGGTCGGTGGGGCCGAAATTGAAAAACTTTATTCCCGTCAGCTTGTCTCCCTCAAGCTTTTCAGCGAGCAAAAGAAAGGTGAGCTGCCCGCCTTCGTAGAAAGGCAAGACGAGGTTTTCCTGATTCACCGCTCCTGTCTTGCGCAATAAAACTTCGTTCTTAATGCGGACGATTGCGCTGTTGGCGCCCGGCGCGACGCCTTCTGAAAGGAAAAAAGTGATGCCGGCTGCAGCAACCCCGAAGTAGGCAACTGCGGCTGCAGCCCTTAAAAGCGAAATCCCTGCCGCTCTAAGAGCAATTATCTCGGAATCGTTGTTTAGGCGGCCGATCCCAAGCAGTGTTCCCAAAAGCACCGACATGGGGAACGAAAGTGCAACAACTTGAGGAATACCCAAAAGAACAAGCTTTGCGAAAAGCGAGAAGGGCAGGTTGAACTTGATCATGAAGTCCAGGGTGGACTTAAGCATCGTCGCCGATACGATGAGAATTGAAAAGCTGAATAGCCCGAATAAAAAGGGCTGCCAAACTTCGCCAAGAATGAGCCGGTCAACCCTTTTGAACACGAACGCATTCTAACACAGTAAACCGACGCAAATAGGATAATCAAATCCCAATGTTGTTCGAATGCGGATTCCATTTGACAGGTGATTCCTGAAGGCTATCATGAATGCGTGGGACTTACGCGCTATCAAATCGCGGTTGCAGTTCTCGCGCTTACATTGGTTTCGGGCGGCGTGTTCATTTACTCGATGAACCAGCTTTCCAGTCCTCCTCCGCAGGACAGCTCCGCCATCGTGGATCGTAGGATGGAGACGGCTTCATCTCTTCCCACGTCGCCGGCAATCGTTTCTCCACAGCCAGCCGGTGCAGAGCACTTGGCCGCCGCGGAAAAGCCCGCACCAAAATCGTCCTCCGCCAAAAAGCAGCCGCCTAAGAGCCCGATCAACATAAATACGGCGAAAGCGGAGGACCTCCAGCAGCTTCCGGGTATCGGACCGGTTCTTGCCGAGCGGATTATTCAATATAGAAACGAAAACGGCTTTTTTGCTTCTCCTGATGATTTGATAAACGTTAAAGGGATCGGAGAGAAAAAGCTCGCAGATATATTACCCTACGTGAGGGTGCAGTGACCGGCGCTCCGAAATTTGAAGAACGCGGTATCGGGATTGAATTTGCCGTCAGGGCAATTCCCGGTGCCGGCAAGAACGAAATTGCCGGCGCTTACGGCGACGCCGTTAAGGTCAGAGTCGTTGCGCCGCCGGAGAAGGGCAGAGCGAACAGAGAAATCGAGAAGCAGCTGGCGGGGTGGCTTGGAATCCCTGCCAAGAACGTGACAGTAACTGCGGGCGCCGCGACGCGGGATAAGCGCGTGCGCGCGGTGGGTATAGATGCGTCAACCTTTGCCGAAAAACTGGCGGCATTGAGATGCAAATAGCGGATTTTTGGGATTTGGCCGGCTACTTCGCGTACTTTTTTATTACTTCGTCCGGTATCCGTACGCCTTTGTTCGTAAAAGAGCGCAGGAAACGCGTAGAAACCTTCAGCCGAACCTTTCGACCATCCTGGTAAAGTGTGACGGACTGGAGGTTCGGGTTGAACCTGCGCTTGGTCTTCCGCTGCGAGTGCGAAACGTGATGCCCCGTCAACGGAGCTTTACCGGTTACCTGACAACGCTTACCCATACAAAT
It contains:
- a CDS encoding YjgP/YjgQ family permease — translated: MFKRVDRLILGEVWQPFLFGLFSFSILIVSATMLKSTLDFMIKFNLPFSLFAKLVLLGIPQVVALSFPMSVLLGTLLGIGRLNNDSEIIALRAAGISLLRAAAAVAYFGVAAAGITFFLSEGVAPGANSAIVRIKNEVLLRKTGAVNQENLVLPFYEGGQLTFLLLAEKLEGDKLTGIKFFNFGPTDQRSSWITAETGVWQEDHWVFHNGSRYQVMQEGSVLTSTFDILDIRELEIKPSGLTRKAKTSLEMSISELRAYINDLQREGLEREAAKARVEYYFKFSTPFASVFFVLIAFPLAISAARTTGGTGMGIAVLIVLVYYVITVVAMKLGQAGAIQPLLASWIPNAIVAAAGAYLFRVRNR
- a CDS encoding helix-hairpin-helix domain-containing protein — its product is MNQLSSPPPQDSSAIVDRRMETASSLPTSPAIVSPQPAGAEHLAAAEKPAPKSSSAKKQPPKSPININTAKAEDLQQLPGIGPVLAERIIQYRNENGFFASPDDLINVKGIGEKKLADILPYVRVQ
- a CDS encoding DUF167 domain-containing protein, with product MGIEFAVRAIPGAGKNEIAGAYGDAVKVRVVAPPEKGRANREIEKQLAGWLGIPAKNVTVTAGAATRDKRVRAVGIDASTFAEKLAALRCK
- a CDS encoding 50S ribosomal protein L28, whose translation is MGKRCQVTGKAPLTGHHVSHSQRKTKRRFNPNLQSVTLYQDGRKVRLKVSTRFLRSFTNKGVRIPDEVIKKYAK